The Rhizobiaceae bacterium genome contains the following window.
GTGATCATTGCGCCCATCTCGTCATTGTCGATGGTGAAGGCCTTGATCGCCTTGTAGGCGCCCGGCCACTTGTCCTTGACGCCTGCCCAGCCGACTTTCCAGATTTCGCCATGCGGCTTGCCGCAATCGTACATGGCATTCGGGTTCGACCCCCAGGCCGGGTCCGAATAGCACTCCTTGGTGTATTCGGGGAACTCGACCCACTCGCCCTTATACTTCGCGGGCGCCCAGTGCGGCGCGTAGATCCACAGCATGATCGGCGCCTTGCGCTGGTAGGCCGATTCAAGCTCGGCGAACAGCGCCGCGTCGGTGCCCGCATGAACCACCTCGAACGGCAGTTCCAGCGCCTCGACGCGCTCGTCATCGAAACCGCCCCATGTCACGGGGCCGCCGAGATAGCGGCCCTTCGGCGCGGTTTCGGCGGTGGAAAACGCCTCGGCGCATTTCTCGTCCTTCAGCGCTTCCCAATTGGGCAGGCCGGGGCACTTCTCC
Protein-coding sequences here:
- a CDS encoding ABC transporter substrate-binding protein, with amino-acid sequence MRMNRARRFLLGCAGAVALSAAILGGPAAAQESTDPIKLTLHDWTGQLITTHIMGEVLKKAGYSVDYVQADYLAQFAGLETGDLDVAMEMWETTGRDAMDAATATGKVENFGPTGMKAKEEWWYPEYMKEKCPGLPNWEALKDEKCAEAFSTAETAPKGRYLGGPVTWGGFDDERVEALELPFEVVHAGTDAALFAELESAYQRKAPIMLWIYAPHWAPAKYKGEWVEFPEYTKECYSDPAWGSNPNAMYDCGKPHGEIWKVGWAGVKDKWPGAYKAIKAFTIDNDEMGAMITKVDLDGKSVDDVVAEWMGQNEVRWSEWIKK